One stretch of Leptospira stimsonii DNA includes these proteins:
- a CDS encoding helix-turn-helix domain-containing protein: MQIISFILNPEYENEFIKTTHTGSLNSYIKFFGNEILFIGQTDQPTFVHLTDIDPQSFAVKLPVGSLHANFGISPKEISNKVFSFHDLPQSPAKEQILNVVQKEKNLIFKIRTIEKIIGNETPVDSFLKIILREGDDSFSSVEELSDALGYSNRQTQRLILDLTGFSPKKFLNILRFEKCKRMIQQFSRKFDLSSISAESGFFDQSHMIRDFLKFSGVSPKYYKSRMSDLSNTKASPFVRINPTNPNGALHVQIQKNRFQEFLV, translated from the coding sequence TTGCAAATCATTTCTTTCATTCTCAATCCGGAATATGAAAATGAATTCATAAAAACGACTCATACCGGCTCCTTGAACTCTTATATTAAGTTTTTTGGAAATGAAATTCTATTCATCGGACAAACGGATCAACCTACCTTTGTTCACCTCACGGACATAGATCCACAATCATTCGCCGTAAAACTTCCGGTCGGTTCCCTACATGCAAACTTTGGAATTTCTCCAAAAGAGATTTCAAACAAAGTTTTCTCTTTTCACGATCTCCCGCAAAGCCCGGCAAAAGAACAGATTCTAAACGTGGTTCAAAAAGAAAAAAATCTCATTTTCAAAATTCGAACAATCGAAAAAATAATAGGCAACGAAACTCCAGTAGATTCTTTCCTAAAAATAATTTTAAGAGAAGGCGACGATTCTTTCAGCTCGGTTGAAGAATTGAGCGATGCCTTGGGATATTCCAATAGGCAAACACAACGACTCATCTTGGATCTTACTGGATTTTCACCGAAGAAATTCTTAAACATCCTCAGATTTGAAAAATGCAAAAGGATGATTCAACAATTTTCCCGCAAGTTTGACCTTTCCTCGATCAGCGCGGAAAGCGGCTTTTTTGATCAGTCTCACATGATCAGAGACTTCTTGAAATTTTCCGGGGTCTCCCCGAAATATTATAAATCTCGCATGTCCGATTTATCCAATACGAAAGCTTCCCCCTTTGTTAGAATCAATCCAACAAATCCGAACGGGGCCTTACATGTTCAAATTCAAAAGAATCGTTTCCAAGAATTTTTGGTATGA
- a CDS encoding N,N-dimethylformamidase beta subunit family domain-containing protein → MLRIAFLLFFSTTFQFCNSDTNNYLDFLFSSTKDKNGISIADHIRSAQSVSPSNAPIPIYQYEYRDMYGSQILYYSQSANTPTAWTSDGVVFYAFSNPRTGTVPVYQYYAVDPGGYYRFMYSSNLYCAVGTSCGWYNSGVAFYAFPNPRSYTRPVYAYVVDSPQQRFFYSPKAFVGVGGNWLGWTNGGTAFYVPQIPYKEHTSTSEIEGYSSTTSVSPGETIRFYLNDPTAFGTPTVFGATNPLKFYKVGVNDPVGTENNVLVDSQDVDSCAPSSGCSWTATISKTIPATGWPSGLYYLEISDSQRIYFVVKSSQPAVVSNILMIIPFSTWQAYNTWGGTSTYPDPSKNILISPTASFNRPTTGSPSRHIDFISSMLSKKDINNQFPYSNIEFASDVDLHADPNLLNSYQLVIFVGQNEYISKQMRLNLDYYIRNGGNMAVFGGNTSWFQIRLNPDAVGNPNRLLICYKTTENINVSLDPFPDPLLKTFNWYQRSLYYPENQTFGLSFRYGTQSGPHETWTTENAREFEIKQANHWVFRSNDPNLIVQDFQKFGLFFKSDGQLDDKGLTAPGSTEGDSLLFKCEGGCLVSSGEDTHNKKMFATGKDLSPISFQILAYLDARNSVNYERSGHSSPTDDHTGIVMGVFENNGMVFNGGLYDWQNGLVHEKNGNPNIVSNIVWNVIEKLKQPKAAVQKATTAVYQYSDKNWNAYQSLYYSRIPFLPQSFYRNGLIIEYDYDGFAFYAYDRLLPGTVPIYQYQVQDSDGGQRFMYSPNQFCATGSSCLGWYNNGPSFYAYLSQQPGTIPVYSYSVDSPVQRFLYMPNQLCAIGTDCLGWHNNGPAFYVPDSK, encoded by the coding sequence ATGTTGCGAATCGCTTTTTTACTATTTTTCTCAACAACGTTTCAATTTTGTAATTCGGATACAAACAACTATTTGGATTTTCTTTTCTCCTCGACGAAAGATAAGAATGGGATTTCGATTGCGGATCATATTCGAAGCGCACAGAGTGTTTCTCCGTCAAACGCCCCTATACCGATTTATCAATATGAATATCGAGATATGTACGGGAGTCAGATTTTATATTACTCTCAAAGCGCAAATACTCCGACGGCTTGGACTTCAGATGGGGTAGTTTTTTATGCTTTCTCAAATCCCCGGACCGGAACCGTTCCTGTCTATCAATACTATGCGGTTGATCCGGGTGGTTACTACCGATTTATGTATTCGTCCAATTTGTATTGCGCAGTAGGAACAAGTTGCGGTTGGTACAATAGTGGAGTTGCGTTTTATGCTTTTCCAAATCCTCGATCCTATACGCGACCGGTGTATGCCTATGTCGTGGATTCGCCTCAGCAAAGATTTTTTTATTCCCCCAAGGCCTTTGTTGGGGTTGGTGGTAATTGGCTCGGTTGGACCAATGGTGGAACCGCTTTTTACGTACCGCAAATTCCTTATAAAGAGCATACCTCTACTTCGGAGATAGAAGGCTATAGTTCGACAACTTCCGTGTCGCCTGGTGAGACGATTCGGTTTTATCTGAATGATCCGACTGCTTTTGGAACTCCGACAGTGTTTGGAGCTACCAATCCATTGAAGTTCTATAAAGTGGGGGTTAACGATCCAGTCGGTACCGAAAATAATGTGTTAGTCGATTCTCAAGATGTGGATTCCTGTGCGCCGTCATCGGGGTGTTCTTGGACAGCTACAATTTCAAAGACAATACCAGCAACGGGTTGGCCTTCCGGTCTCTATTATTTAGAAATTAGTGATTCGCAAAGGATTTACTTTGTCGTTAAGTCAAGTCAACCTGCGGTAGTGAGTAATATTCTTATGATAATTCCTTTTTCAACTTGGCAAGCATACAATACTTGGGGTGGAACGAGCACTTACCCTGATCCAAGTAAAAATATTCTAATTTCACCGACTGCGTCTTTCAATAGACCCACTACCGGCAGCCCAAGTAGGCATATTGATTTTATTTCATCTATGTTAAGTAAAAAAGATATAAATAATCAATTTCCCTATAGTAATATCGAATTTGCAAGCGACGTCGATTTACATGCCGATCCAAATTTATTGAATTCATACCAATTGGTAATTTTTGTCGGCCAAAACGAGTATATCTCGAAACAGATGCGTTTGAATTTAGATTATTATATTAGAAACGGGGGAAACATGGCTGTATTCGGGGGGAATACATCCTGGTTTCAAATCCGTTTGAATCCTGACGCAGTAGGAAATCCGAATAGGCTTCTCATTTGTTACAAAACTACAGAAAATATAAATGTATCCTTAGATCCTTTTCCCGATCCCTTACTGAAAACTTTCAATTGGTATCAAAGAAGCTTATATTATCCTGAAAATCAAACTTTCGGTTTGAGTTTTCGGTATGGAACGCAATCCGGACCTCATGAAACTTGGACAACAGAAAATGCTAGAGAATTTGAAATCAAGCAAGCAAATCATTGGGTTTTTCGTTCCAACGATCCCAACCTCATTGTCCAAGACTTTCAGAAGTTTGGTTTATTTTTTAAGAGTGACGGTCAATTGGATGATAAGGGGCTTACTGCTCCCGGATCGACGGAAGGAGACAGTCTTCTATTCAAATGTGAAGGAGGTTGTTTAGTATCAAGTGGGGAGGATACGCATAACAAAAAAATGTTTGCGACCGGCAAAGATTTATCTCCAATTAGCTTTCAGATCCTTGCTTATTTGGATGCGCGCAATAGTGTAAATTATGAACGGTCAGGTCATAGTTCGCCCACAGATGATCACACTGGAATCGTTATGGGTGTTTTTGAAAATAATGGAATGGTCTTCAATGGGGGTTTATACGACTGGCAAAACGGCTTAGTTCACGAAAAAAATGGAAATCCAAATATAGTGAGCAATATCGTTTGGAACGTTATCGAAAAACTAAAGCAGCCGAAAGCTGCAGTTCAAAAAGCGACCACCGCCGTTTATCAATACTCCGATAAAAATTGGAACGCTTATCAAAGTTTATATTATAGTCGAATTCCTTTTTTGCCGCAGAGTTTTTATCGAAATGGATTAATAATTGAATATGACTACGATGGTTTTGCTTTTTACGCGTATGATCGACTCTTACCCGGGACTGTGCCAATTTATCAATACCAAGTTCAAGATTCGGACGGAGGACAAAGATTTATGTATTCGCCGAATCAATTTTGTGCTACTGGGTCCAGTTGTCTTGGTTGGTATAATAACGGACCGTCCTTTTATGCTTACCTAAGTCAGCAGCCTGGAACCATTCCAGTATATTCGTATTCCGTTGATAGTCCGGTTCAAAGATTTTTATATATGCCAAATCAATTATGCGCAATCGGAACGGATTGTTTAGGCTGGCATAATAACGGGCCTGCGTTTTATGTTCCTGATTCAAAGTAG
- a CDS encoding group II truncated hemoglobin: protein MKKIPTLYEWAGDMETFENLFGKFYEKVIKDELLQRVFQNMSSEHIKHVAHFVAEVFGGDKLYTSEDKGSHFRMIGKHIGKMLTEEMRQRWVHLLLLTADEIGLKSDPEFRSAFIGYIEWGTRLAVVNSNLLENPIDKNEEMPKWGWGETGGPYIENEK, encoded by the coding sequence ATGAAAAAAATACCAACATTGTATGAATGGGCTGGAGATATGGAAACTTTTGAGAATTTGTTTGGCAAATTCTATGAAAAAGTAATTAAAGATGAACTACTACAGAGAGTATTCCAAAATATGTCTTCGGAGCATATTAAACACGTAGCTCATTTCGTTGCAGAAGTTTTCGGAGGAGATAAGCTGTACACCTCCGAGGATAAGGGATCCCATTTTCGGATGATCGGAAAACATATTGGCAAAATGTTAACTGAAGAAATGAGACAACGTTGGGTTCATTTACTCTTATTGACCGCTGATGAAATTGGACTCAAAAGTGATCCAGAATTCCGCTCCGCTTTTATAGGGTATATAGAATGGGGAACTAGATTAGCTGTTGTTAATTCAAACCTACTGGAAAATCCGATAGATAAAAACGAGGAAATGCCTAAATGGGGCTGGGGTGAGACTGGTGGACCATATATTGAGAATGAAAAATAA
- a CDS encoding L-2-amino-thiazoline-4-carboxylic acid hydrolase — MFKFKRIVSKNFWYELLQNITIWKTIQKTSKFSSIEIKKIREEYNRLRKTNRVFIRDIQSEYHVSWCSIILSIYKACLEKGMKNADAIGLTEEIIFSNMNAEGISKFIETALDKSKDPFNFIVTASKQQETNFFGNTFRFSRIKDGFDSYHVHVNECMYNEFFKENAYPELMTIVCKWDMISWSRGIKQEKHKIFFERPVTLGLNGEDCKFKFERILLDKIDTSKNKTS, encoded by the coding sequence ATGTTCAAATTCAAAAGAATCGTTTCCAAGAATTTTTGGTATGAATTACTGCAAAACATCACGATCTGGAAAACGATCCAAAAGACTTCAAAATTCAGTTCCATCGAAATCAAAAAGATTCGAGAGGAATACAATAGATTAAGAAAAACCAATCGAGTTTTCATCAGAGACATTCAATCCGAATATCATGTTTCCTGGTGTTCTATCATTCTTTCCATTTATAAAGCATGCTTAGAGAAAGGTATGAAGAATGCGGACGCTATCGGCCTTACTGAGGAAATTATTTTCTCGAATATGAATGCCGAGGGAATCTCAAAATTTATCGAAACCGCTCTGGATAAATCCAAAGACCCATTCAATTTTATCGTGACCGCTTCAAAACAACAGGAAACAAATTTTTTCGGGAATACGTTTCGCTTTAGCAGAATCAAAGACGGATTCGATTCCTATCACGTCCATGTGAACGAATGTATGTACAACGAGTTCTTCAAAGAAAACGCCTATCCCGAATTGATGACAATCGTTTGCAAATGGGATATGATTTCTTGGTCTCGAGGAATCAAACAGGAAAAGCATAAGATTTTTTTCGAAAGGCCGGTCACTTTAGGGTTGAATGGAGAGGATTGTAAATTCAAGTTTGAAAGGATTCTTTTAGATAAAATAGATACCTCAAAGAATAAAACTTCGTAA
- a CDS encoding WG repeat-containing protein: MHQSQSISKRFFLNGFSKLSILFTTLILLSSGCKKQSLSAFEEGDHFGFKNQDGEIIIAPDYFFVYDFNEKGVALVFGKMGWSCIDSGNRILLNPFQYDNGPDPFVEGLARFTENKKIGFFDVGCRKVIEAKYDFAFPFEENFAVVCLGCKSIKMEEHSSIEGGKYGLIDRKGKVIIPIEYNSISVDRDKKIARAIKGKVAKDIPIF, from the coding sequence ATGCATCAATCACAATCGATTTCTAAAAGATTCTTTTTGAATGGATTTTCTAAACTGTCAATTCTCTTCACCACCTTGATTCTTCTTTCATCGGGTTGTAAAAAACAATCGCTCAGTGCATTCGAGGAAGGAGATCACTTCGGATTTAAGAATCAGGACGGCGAGATTATCATCGCGCCGGATTATTTTTTCGTATATGATTTTAATGAAAAAGGAGTCGCGCTCGTTTTTGGAAAAATGGGATGGAGTTGTATAGATTCCGGAAATCGGATCCTATTGAATCCGTTTCAATACGACAATGGGCCCGATCCTTTCGTGGAAGGCTTGGCACGTTTTACGGAAAATAAAAAAATCGGCTTTTTCGACGTTGGATGCAGGAAGGTCATCGAAGCAAAATACGATTTTGCATTTCCTTTTGAAGAAAATTTTGCCGTCGTTTGTCTCGGTTGCAAATCGATAAAGATGGAAGAGCATTCTTCAATAGAAGGCGGTAAATACGGCCTCATCGATAGAAAAGGAAAAGTTATAATTCCGATAGAATATAATTCCATCTCGGTGGATCGGGACAAAAAAATCGCGCGGGCAATCAAGGGCAAGGTTGCAAAAGACATTCCGATTTTTTAA